The window CAGTTGTATGGAACAAACTTCTTTACCTTGAACATAAATCAAGTCATAACTGTATATGCTGTTCCAATTAGCCATTACGATATCCTAAATCAGAGACGAGATGTACCATTTCTATCATCCCTTAACGCAATAATATCACTTCCAAACAGCGTTCTAAATTTATATCATGACGTAATAGATACAGCGAACTGCAGTTGcgaaaataacaatgaaaatgaaaatatcagtcCAAGAGTCAGACCAAATAGAACCGGATCCTCTATATCTACagaacaacaactgtcattaAATACTTCACCTGCACATATAATGGTACGCAGCTCTCATCTTATGACAGAAATTTCGGTCTTGGATTATCAGTCAAGCAACAGTGACTTAACAATTAATGGAAGACGAAATCGAGATAATAGTGTTGACATACACGCGGGAAATACTTCTTTAGAAAATTCCGTTCATGCGAATATTGAACAAAGGGAGGAACTTAATCATCTTTCATCGCATAGACACATTGATTCAAACGTATTAGCTCCAAAGGAATTgtcaattttggaaaatttaacCCCGCTGGATTCAAGTGAAATTCAGGGACAACAACCTCCCGCAAAAGAATCAAAGTCAAAACACAGAACTAATAGTAGTAATTTATGTATAGGAAATAAAAACATGAGTAAAACTAACAGGTCAAACCGAGAACAAtttcatgttttggatttttcaCGGCGGAAACATTCGAATCGAAGTACAATTAGCAATGTTGATGCTTTGGACTGTAGATCACAATCAtcaaaccaacaaaaaataCCACCACATGAAGCACAACCAGACGTTGGCATTAGCCGTAAGTTGATTATGCCTTAGTTTTAACTTGATATTCATTTATGATATATAACATATGttgttaaggaggctcgagggtactAACAATTggcaaaaatttaaacatttgttttttcattacattttttttttattacactaCTTGTTgatactttatgatatggtacaacaATCAACCAAACAATTAATTCGTTTGGCCACAGAtgactttttaaatgtatatatcattgcaaaagctccaaattatctccctttggtgaaaaaatgacaattgtttttGCATAAAAATTGGAATAACTGTTTTCACTCATcgatgacctatattttttaatatttttttttcaaataaactgtacttaaactaagttattgtaaaaattaagcgatttctgtaatttcgtcctttttttatttcgattttacctttttttttctcctattagtttaaacagaaaaaaagtacctTAACAAAAAATGCATGCTTCTATCAACGGCAGATTGGGAGATGAAATGAACgctgaccccattttttttttcttctatttttccATTAAGTATAGGATTAAgcttatttattgaaaaaagtatcgaaatcctatatttaaaaaaaaaaataggatttAAACCCGAGAGCCTCATTAAGGTAgcacaaaacaaagattttttcaCTCCCAATCAAATAACTTTTAACTGATGCAATTCATTTCATCCttctttttatgttataattaaGGTACCAAAAGAGAGAAgaaagattaatctttcaaattgttataatttcattattttatatttattacataatcaattgttatgtaattagttgctatattgtgatgtccacacttgaatgaatttagcgtCTTTGTTCTTCATAGcatcccaaaatattttatagattcttgTACAACACAGCTTGACCTCCAAAACTATGTCTCAGATTTCCAAAAACAtcaatagaacaaattttataccCAATTGTATTTAGTGATCTCTTATGAATTGATGTTGCAAACTTCACtgaagatttatgagagaatgaaaTACTATAGGAAAAATCTGAGACACAGCTTTGGAGGTCAAACTGTGTTGTGcaagaatctataaaatattttgggatgCTATGAATAAGAAAGAAGCTAAAATCATTCAAGTATGCACATCACAATATagcaattaattatgtaataattatgtcataatgaaattatcacaatttgaaagattaatcattcttctttcttttggtacatcatttataaaatttaaagaaggaTGAGTGGAATTACACCAGTTTAAAGATGCCTGATTGGggatgaaaaatctttgtattgcgCTACCTTAAATGACAGACATCACTTTACAAACTTTAATACTATGTCCTTATAATCACTGCATAGAGGAGAGGAGAGAATAAGCAGTTATTCATCTTTCTGTTGTTAAACAATAATCTTGAAACTACTCTCtgtcttttaatttgttttgctaTTCCTAGCAATCTTATTTTACGTTATGATATTGGTCTAAGGGAAACAACCATTACATTTTAGTAGTTCTTTTTTAGAAGTCGGCACTAACACAACTATGAATGAACAACGAAATGACTTCCCTACAGCAGCTTCTGAACTTCTTGCACTTGGATACAATAGAAATCAAATCGACAGAGCTTTAGAAAAGTTTAACCAAACTAGAGGcaagttttaaaaatctaagtatATGCAACGTAATGAAATATTTCCTTATAAAGAAATCTGTCGGTTGTTGTGAAAATTTGTGATAATATAAAGGGTCATTTTAACATATGCATGCAACTGAAGTGACCGATGGTTTACAATAAATGCAGGTTTCGAAGACAAGAAATAGCGCATTATATTATGTAAACATGGTGCTTCATTTTGAATAACATTTTGTATCTGAATTTCAAAAGCTAATGCCTTTTAACATAATGACCCTCAAGGTTCTAAAATGTAAGTATAATTTACCATTATAATACAATGGCGCATCATAATAATCAACACATATATTAAATTGACTAATCTTGCATGGATAACTCCGAAGATTGCATGATGAAATGGGCCGCCAAGGAATAGACAAACACTACCATCCACTAAATGTTGTTTACAGGATATAACCAAGAAAAGAAAAGATCGGCCATTAAATCTGATTAATTGAGAAAGTTGTATTTGTTGATCGAGAGACACCACAAACctaaaattgatttgtttatatcaacttcacaaataatacacgatggtcttgatgtatagattctgcgaactaacattctttttttcattttaataatgtgttattttgttcttttatttctctttgttctatttttaatattactttttatgCTTGTTATGTTTTCTATGGTATTTATGTGACGTGGATTGGTACTtatgctttttgtgcttctttttttaaatttttgtttgttttaaaattgtgacacagtgatgactgctatacccatattttgacagaTTTACTTGttgtgtctgttttgttcacgaaTCGTTGTAATTGTGAttgaatttgatgcaactgtcgtTCAAGTAAGAGGTTCAgtgctataaaacaaggtttaatccaccgttttctacatttcaaaatgcctgtaccaagtcaggaatatgacagcattcgtttgatgtgttttatgatttgattttgccatttgattagggactttcctttttatattttcctcggagtacagtatttttgtgattttactttttggtatCAACTGATAACGTTTGTTGTGACGGAAAacataaaatactaaaataacatGGACTGATGGCCCTATAGTGTTGATGTTTGATATCTAAGTGAAATAAACACCATGTTCAAAAAAGTATATAACAAAAGGCGAAAGAAGTGTACTATCTCTTTCTTAAATACATAAatcaaagtaaaacaaactgaTGAAATCTGATGAACTACAAATAAAATGGTTCTATGTCCGCACTATccaattatttttcttgaataaataACGCATTATGTACAGCTTTTCATCTATCGGCGTTATGCAGTATTTCTCTGGAGGgtattaatgttattttttttttaatttataggtCATAATAACCCAACATTAGAAGAGCTTAGATACATTGTTGTTGTAGAAAACAGTGAAACTGATGACGAATCGAaatgattatattatatttgtatgaaGATTGCagattttctcttttaaatgCTATCAAAATTGACAGACACTTTGAATAAATACTTTACGTTAGTATTCGGGAAATGATATGCTTAAGTCCGAAGGTTACTCCTGGGGTTCATTCTGTcgccttttattttatttcatgtacTATAGTGTGTAGTCCTAATAATTAGCAAATAAGCTTTCCATACCATGATTTTCATGAacattattttgacaaatattgTAAAGTAATAGTATAAAGTTCGATATTGCATGTGGTTTGGATATCCTGTGGTGTTTGTCGTTGATggaatattttgttattgtccTGAGTTTTGTGTATTGTGTcgactattatattatttatttgtgcGTGCTTGTTATGAATgttcttgtgtgtgtttttgttgtattcTATCACATAGTGTTTGAGCGATATTTGTTAACATTGTCATATAGCAGGATGATTGACAAACCATTAAACCAGTTCaagccgtttttggcacaaccttttcgaattttgggttctcaatgctttgcaactttgtatttgtttggctttataattgttttgatcTGAGAGTCACTGATGGATTtaatatgtagacgaaacgcatgtctggcatattaaattataattctggtacctttgataactatctcccataatttatttattaaaatgtcttgtacaatagttcacggatttggctttactttttggaccttttggattatagctcctcatcttttatataagctttggatttcaaatattttggccaggagcatcactgaagagacatgtattgtcgaaatgcgcatctggtgcaagaaaattggtaccgttaatttaattacaggtaccaggattataatatgatacaccagatgcgcgtttcgacTGCATAAGAGTCATTGGTTTagcttagataaaaaaaaagtaaggaaGCCTAACAAGtgtaaagttgaagagcattgaagatccaaatCAAAAAGGTTTTGTCAAATAAAGCGAAGGTTATCTTTGTCAAATCGAAATCCTTGGTATTTCGAAATATTGATACTTTTGCAAACggttatttataataaaacaaataaccaTATAATTTATAGTTATTTCAACACCTAAGTGCTGTCTACTGTCAGGATTATAGctgttgttatcaaatagtgcGTATCAATGTGTGTTGGCgcttgtttttgttgcacttcggtGTTTTCGTTGTTCGTTTATTTTCCTCTTATTGTTGTTATGTTTCCctcgttttttgtttgttacccgAACTTGgtttttttcaatcgattttGTACGTTTGCACATTGGGTATACTACTGGTACCTTAAGTTATTATATGAATAATTATATGCAATTCTTACACAAAATGAAGAAGAAATCAACACGTAATGAATATTACCGTCATCATCAGTAATTGGTTGTCCGATACAATTTGTATGTGTCTCAACTCAATGCTGACATGTTTTGCGATCTGTGGTACTGGGCAATCGTCTACTCTGTAAGGTAAAAGATaatgtcttgttttttttattttaacatctGTCTGAGTGTGAATATGTATTAGAAATGATGCGTGCAAAGTAAATAAGAGATTCTTACCCTGTTGACGCGAACTGTTTCCCTTAGcgtatgttatataaaaaagaagatgtggtatgattgtcaatgagacaactatccacaaaaagaccaaaatgacacaaacattaacaattataggtcaccgtatggccttcaacaatgagcaaagcccataccgcatatagtcgaCTATAAAAGgacccaataagacaatgtaaaaacaattcaagcgagaaaaacaaacggccttgtatatgtaaaaacaaaatgaacgaaaaacaaatatgtaacacataaacaaacgacaaccaatgaattacaggctcctgacttgggacaagcacatacataaataatgtggctgggttaaacatgttagcgggatcccaaccctctcctaacctgggacagtggtataacagtacaacataagaacgaactataaaaatcagttgaaaaaggcttaactcatcagatagacacaAAATCAAAGtcgacgtggccgggtacttatacatccctacacaaaaagacacaaagaacagatctgagagtactcgcagttatctgacagctagttcaaagccattaacaactaataaaaaaatcatgtctctaagactaagcaatcaatccgtacacatccaacatacaatggatttagtgtaaagacgtcataaacagccagcgaaaaacatgaccttgtgcaatgccaagttacaggtatcgacagattgtagatccatgaaaatgtatatgtatataacatactagttaGCTTTTCTACTACTTATaacaaagtcaatatttataccaataaaaacaatattcaatgatcttatcacagtgttgaataggtaacctttaagaataagtttatttaaaggagaaacaagtttacatggatcatttctaaatttccgggcacggttaacaacatttccgtaaaaatgaggatgtgctatcccgtttggaataagttttctacaggtacaacttaacttcaaaaccaaatctttatatctatggaaaaatttagtaaaagttttaagtaatttatggtaacgatatccctggtttaataactTACCAGTAATAAAGtaaaaaacgtcacaacagacacgggcaaagcgaacaagttgtgaaatataaacaccgtaagatggtgccaaaggaacatcaccatctaaaaatggaaaattaacaatagggaacgaaaaatcgtctcttttgtcgtatattttagtttgtaatttcccgtttaaaaccgaaatatctaaatccaggaaaggacagttattaccgaatacatttgatttatttaaagtaagatcCTTGGGGTCAATTCAGCAGTATATagagaaaattcttgattatttaacgaaaaaatatcatcaagataacggtaagtgttgttgaatttatcaattaaattcaATTTCGACGGGTCCTTACTGAGtttagtcataaactgtgattcgtaacagtacaaaaacaagtctgctattaaagggcACAATTGGTGCCCATTGTGATACCTACAACCTCtcgataaactttgttgccgaaacgtacgtaaatattatcaaggagaaaattaacagcctcaatcatctcatcacacctcCGTTAAGTATATCTATCATATTAACCTTTCTCATTAGAAAAGAAGGCTTTAAAAGAGTTGCAGCAAATATAACAAACTGTTTCCCTTAGCGTATGTTAGTTACCTTGATTTGTTTCTAATCGATTTATGAGATTTGACCATCGGTAAATAAGTGTTGCCTAAACAGAAACACGTAAGATTGTTAACTTGAGTGGAATACACAACATCTTAAGCAGGTTAAGAATGTTATATGTTGAAATATGTTTTGACactaatataaaatgatatcaaGATTTAACGGTGCATATAACGTATAtagctttatttttaaaaaataaagtcatgTACTGTACATTCCAAGGATAAAGCAAAAagcaaggttttttttcttttaattggcGCAATcgtattattatttcaatttttgatcagctatgctcttcaactttgtacttgtttggttttattttttttttcatttaagcgtaactgatgagtcttatgtagacgaaacgcgcgtctggcgtactaagttataatcatcgtacctttgataattattgtcGCAAATGacactttgtaaattttataacagGTGGCTCAATAGTTATCAAGGTATCacgattataatttagtacgaaCGTTGCATTGGAGAAAAGAAATAATGAtgtaaaaggattttttttggttttttttggcacAAACAGATTTCTTCAGACAAGTTAA of the Mytilus trossulus isolate FHL-02 unplaced genomic scaffold, PNRI_Mtr1.1.1.hap1 h1tg000457l__unscaffolded, whole genome shotgun sequence genome contains:
- the LOC134702414 gene encoding uncharacterized protein LOC134702414 isoform X1; the protein is MHYNAIEMKKSVLSDDRKVYELQIRIQIRQLYGTNFFTLNINQVITVYAVPISHYDILNQRRDVPFLSSLNAIISLPNSVLNLYHDVIDTANCSCENNNENENISPRVRPNRTGSSISTEQQLSLNTSPAHIMVRSSHLMTEISVLDYQSSNSDLTINGRRNRDNSVDIHAGNTSLENSVHANIEQREELNHLSSHRHIDSNVLAPKELSILENLTPLDSSEIQGQQPPAKESKSKHRTNSSNLCIGNKNMSKTNRSNREQFHVLDFSRRKHSNRSTISNVDALDCRSQSSNQQKIPPHEAQPDVGISQVGTNTTMNEQRNDFPTAASELLALGYNRNQIDRALEKFNQTRGHNNPTLEELRYIVVVENSETDDESK
- the LOC134702414 gene encoding uncharacterized protein LOC134702414 isoform X3 — its product is MHYNAIEMKKSVLSDDRKVYELQIRIQIRQLYGTNFFTLNINQVITVYAVPISHYDILNQRRDVPFLSSLNAIISLPNSVLNLYHDVIDTANCSCENNNENENISPRVRPNRTGSSISTEQQLSLNTSPAHIMVRSSHLMTEISVLDYQSSNSDLTINGRRNRDNSVDIHAGNTSLENSVHANIEQREELNHLSSHRHIDSNVLAPKELSILENLTPLDSSEIQGQQPPAKESKSKHRTNSSNLCIGNKNMSKTNRSNREQFHVLDFSRRKHSNRSTISNVDALDCRSQSSNQQKIPPHEAQPDVGISLLF
- the LOC134702414 gene encoding uncharacterized protein LOC134702414 isoform X2, translating into MKKSVLSDDRKVYELQIRIQIRQLYGTNFFTLNINQVITVYAVPISHYDILNQRRDVPFLSSLNAIISLPNSVLNLYHDVIDTANCSCENNNENENISPRVRPNRTGSSISTEQQLSLNTSPAHIMVRSSHLMTEISVLDYQSSNSDLTINGRRNRDNSVDIHAGNTSLENSVHANIEQREELNHLSSHRHIDSNVLAPKELSILENLTPLDSSEIQGQQPPAKESKSKHRTNSSNLCIGNKNMSKTNRSNREQFHVLDFSRRKHSNRSTISNVDALDCRSQSSNQQKIPPHEAQPDVGISQVGTNTTMNEQRNDFPTAASELLALGYNRNQIDRALEKFNQTRGHNNPTLEELRYIVVVENSETDDESK